From a single Anaerolineaceae bacterium oral taxon 439 genomic region:
- a CDS encoding threonine synthase codes for MSKFLGYRCSLCRKEYPASFTGYTCPEDQGNLTVRLDIEKIRATVKPETIFASAERSLWRYEPLLPVQDPGFQDTPLHSAGWTPVYRFAELEKKLRLGALFVKDEGRNPTASFKDRASAILIARAKEIGAKTIVTASTGNAGAALAGMAAAAGWKAVIFAPKSAPPAKIAQLLVFNSDVILVNGNYDAAFDLSVLAAEKYGWYCRNTGYNAFTAEGKKTAAYEIWEQLIVGKNVSPDRLAVFVSVGDGNIISGIHKGFKDLVELGWIDRCPRIFGVQSEKSAAVYNAWAAGNETIVPVRATTFADSISVDLPRDGVRALRAATESGGAYIAVPDETIYEGISEAGKYGVFAEPAGATAYVGLREAARRGWIGPNDQAVVVNTGSGMKDIRSAVAATGEAISIAPTLDALEKLLRERKNA; via the coding sequence ATGAGTAAATTTCTCGGATACCGATGTTCCCTTTGCAGAAAAGAATACCCGGCCAGTTTCACGGGATATACCTGCCCGGAAGATCAGGGCAACCTGACCGTCCGTCTCGATATTGAAAAGATTCGCGCGACGGTCAAACCTGAAACGATCTTCGCCTCGGCGGAACGGTCGCTCTGGCGATACGAGCCCCTCCTCCCGGTTCAGGATCCCGGCTTTCAGGATACCCCGCTGCATAGCGCCGGCTGGACGCCGGTTTACCGCTTCGCGGAGCTCGAAAAAAAGCTCCGACTGGGCGCGCTCTTCGTCAAGGACGAGGGCCGGAACCCGACCGCCTCGTTCAAGGACCGCGCCAGCGCGATCCTGATCGCGCGGGCGAAAGAAATCGGCGCGAAAACGATCGTAACCGCTTCGACCGGGAACGCCGGCGCGGCGCTCGCGGGAATGGCGGCGGCGGCCGGCTGGAAAGCGGTCATTTTCGCTCCGAAATCCGCGCCGCCGGCGAAAATAGCCCAGCTCCTCGTTTTCAACTCGGACGTCATCCTCGTCAACGGCAACTATGACGCCGCGTTCGATCTCTCGGTCCTGGCCGCAGAGAAATACGGATGGTACTGCAGGAACACGGGGTATAACGCCTTCACGGCCGAAGGCAAGAAAACCGCCGCTTACGAAATCTGGGAACAGCTCATCGTCGGGAAGAACGTCTCCCCGGACCGCTTAGCCGTTTTCGTCTCTGTCGGCGACGGAAATATCATCTCCGGGATCCATAAAGGCTTCAAGGACCTTGTCGAACTGGGCTGGATCGACCGCTGCCCGCGGATTTTCGGCGTCCAGTCGGAAAAATCGGCCGCGGTTTATAACGCCTGGGCGGCCGGGAACGAAACGATCGTTCCGGTCCGCGCGACGACCTTCGCGGATTCGATCTCCGTCGACCTGCCGCGGGACGGCGTCCGCGCCCTGCGCGCGGCGACCGAAAGCGGCGGCGCGTATATCGCCGTTCCGGACGAGACAATCTACGAGGGGATCAGCGAGGCAGGGAAATACGGCGTTTTCGCCGAGCCCGCCGGCGCGACCGCGTATGTCGGGCTGCGCGAGGCGGCGCGGCGCGGATGGATCGGCCCGAACGATCAGGCCGTCGTCGTCAATACCGGTTCGGGAATGAAGGATATCCGCTCGGCGGTCGCCGCGACCGGCGAAGCGATCTCGATCGCCCCAACTCTCGACGCCCTCGAAAAGCTCCTCAGGGAACGGAAAAACGCGTAA
- a CDS encoding glycosyltransferase produces MKPTFSVVVPIYNEIEVLPVLIERITDVMDQTGEPWEAILIDDGSEDGSSAKMREISARDPRFRSIFFARNFGHQIAVTAGMDYALGDAVVVIDADLQDPPETILELIAKWREGYEVVYAVRGERDGETWFKKASASLFYRMIYRITDVNIPLDTGDFRLLDRKVVDVMCSMREKHRFLRGMSSWIGYKQVGVRYHRARRYAGASKYPFKKMIRLAWNAITGFSYVPLQAATFFGFVVAALSIILIPIVVILRWRGSELIGQATTLISTLFLGGVQLICLGIIGEYLGRIYDEVKSRPLYVTREITASTYDENGVPPAPKEPGRRP; encoded by the coding sequence ATGAAACCCACGTTCAGCGTCGTCGTACCGATCTATAATGAAATCGAAGTGCTCCCGGTCCTGATCGAGCGCATCACCGACGTCATGGACCAGACCGGCGAGCCCTGGGAAGCGATCCTGATCGACGACGGATCGGAAGACGGATCGAGCGCGAAAATGCGTGAGATCAGCGCCCGCGACCCGCGCTTCCGTTCGATCTTCTTCGCGCGCAACTTCGGCCATCAAATAGCCGTCACAGCCGGGATGGACTACGCGCTCGGCGACGCCGTCGTCGTTATCGACGCCGATCTTCAGGATCCGCCGGAAACGATTCTGGAGCTGATCGCGAAATGGCGGGAAGGGTACGAAGTCGTCTACGCCGTTCGCGGCGAACGGGACGGCGAAACCTGGTTCAAGAAGGCTTCCGCTTCGCTTTTTTACCGGATGATCTACCGGATTACCGACGTCAATATCCCGCTCGACACCGGCGACTTCCGCCTCCTGGATCGAAAGGTCGTCGACGTCATGTGCAGCATGCGCGAAAAGCACCGCTTCCTGCGGGGGATGTCCTCCTGGATCGGCTATAAGCAGGTTGGCGTCCGTTACCACCGCGCCCGACGCTACGCCGGCGCGTCCAAATACCCGTTCAAAAAGATGATCAGGCTCGCCTGGAACGCGATCACCGGATTTTCCTACGTTCCGCTCCAGGCCGCGACCTTCTTCGGATTCGTCGTCGCGGCGCTTTCGATTATCCTGATCCCGATCGTCGTTATCCTCCGCTGGCGCGGCTCGGAGCTCATCGGTCAGGCGACGACGCTGATCTCGACGCTCTTCCTCGGCGGGGTCCAGCTGATCTGTCTGGGAATTATCGGGGAGTACCTCGGCCGGATTTACGATGAGGTCAAGTCTCGGCCGCTCTACGTTACCCGGGAAATTACCGCTTCAACTTATGACGAAAATGGCGTCCCGCCGGCTCCGAAAGAGCCGGGACGCCGTCCGTAA
- a CDS encoding pyridoxal-5-phosphate-dependent protein subunit beta, with translation MARIDLSIHPERRKHAIDRARERKIIIPTYDQQMHPERVPEKIRQNLKSIGLWDIDPNNLFRITWKNEPTEKGGGFGGVNYIELPSSLTGVDARIVALVGKWFPTGAHKVGAAFSCLVPRLVTGQFDPTTEKAVWPSTGNYCRGGAYDSALLACKSVAILPEGMSRERFAWLEKVADEIIATPGTESNVKEIFDKCWELRRSGQELMIFNQFDELGNYLWHYNVTGSAMEEVFRKLAGPNTRFAGMASNTGSGGTIACGDFLKTLYPDVKVIASEALQCPTLLINGFGAHRIEGIGDKHVPWVHNVRNTDFVTSIDDNATVHLLRLFNEPEGRKYLADKGVPAEIVSQLSLMGLSGIANLLSAIKFAKYNELTGDDVVMTLFTDSLDLYGTRLAEYTEEFGPFTRDDAAFDFGRYLMGETTNNMIELTYADRKRIHNLKYYTWVEQQGRTSEELNAQWYDRSYWSEVAAQREEIDRLIREFNAEVGLI, from the coding sequence ATGGCTCGTATCGATTTATCTATTCACCCCGAACGTCGTAAGCACGCGATTGACCGCGCCCGCGAACGAAAAATTATTATCCCGACCTATGATCAGCAGATGCATCCGGAACGCGTTCCGGAAAAAATCAGGCAGAACCTGAAATCGATCGGTCTCTGGGATATCGACCCGAATAACCTTTTCCGGATTACCTGGAAAAACGAACCGACCGAAAAAGGCGGCGGTTTCGGCGGCGTCAACTATATTGAACTTCCGTCGTCGCTGACCGGCGTCGACGCGCGGATCGTCGCGCTCGTCGGGAAATGGTTCCCCACCGGGGCGCATAAAGTCGGGGCCGCCTTCTCCTGCCTCGTTCCCCGCCTCGTCACCGGCCAATTCGACCCAACGACCGAAAAGGCCGTCTGGCCTTCGACCGGGAACTACTGCCGCGGCGGCGCTTATGACTCCGCGCTGCTCGCCTGCAAGTCGGTCGCAATTCTCCCCGAAGGCATGAGCCGCGAACGCTTCGCCTGGCTCGAAAAAGTCGCCGACGAAATTATCGCTACGCCCGGAACCGAATCCAACGTCAAAGAAATCTTCGACAAGTGCTGGGAGCTGCGCCGATCGGGTCAGGAGCTGATGATCTTCAATCAGTTCGACGAACTCGGGAATTACCTCTGGCACTACAACGTCACCGGCAGCGCCATGGAAGAAGTCTTCCGCAAGCTCGCCGGACCGAATACCCGCTTTGCCGGGATGGCGTCGAATACGGGTTCGGGCGGAACGATCGCCTGCGGCGACTTTCTGAAAACGCTGTACCCTGACGTCAAGGTCATCGCTTCCGAAGCGCTCCAATGCCCCACGCTCCTGATTAACGGCTTCGGCGCGCATCGAATCGAAGGCATCGGCGATAAGCACGTTCCCTGGGTCCATAACGTCCGCAACACCGATTTCGTCACGTCGATTGACGACAACGCAACGGTTCATCTTCTCCGCCTCTTCAACGAGCCGGAAGGCAGGAAATATCTCGCCGACAAGGGCGTCCCGGCGGAAATCGTCAGCCAGCTGAGCCTGATGGGCCTGTCCGGAATCGCCAATCTTCTCTCGGCGATCAAGTTCGCGAAATACAACGAGCTGACCGGCGACGACGTCGTCATGACCCTCTTCACCGACTCGCTCGACCTCTACGGGACGCGCCTGGCCGAATACACGGAAGAATTCGGGCCGTTTACGCGCGACGACGCTGCCTTTGACTTCGGGCGCTACCTGATGGGCGAGACGACGAATAACATGATCGAGCTTACCTACGCCGACCGCAAGCGCATCCACAACCTGAAGTATTACACGTGGGTCGAACAGCAAGGCCGCACCTCTGAGGAGCTCAACGCCCAGTGGTACGACCGTTCGTACTGGTCCGAAGTCGCCGCTCAGCGCGAAGAGATCGACCGCCTGATCCGCGAGTTCAACGCCGAAGTCGGCCTGATCTGA
- a CDS encoding TIGR00266 family protein: MEYKIEGTPLPAVICNLRNGEQVVSESGAMSWMTPNINMETSSRGGIGKVFSRAFSGESLFLNVFTAQGDGMIAFASSMPGMIVPFEVAPGHEIIVQKSGFLAATAGVELSIALQKKLGSGFFGGEGFIMQKLSGQGTAFVEIDGHCKVYDLKPGETLVVSTGFVAAMDATCTMDVKMVSGLKNMFFGGEGMFNTYVTGPGRVYIQTMPIIELARRIGTYVVKS; the protein is encoded by the coding sequence ATGGAATATAAAATTGAGGGAACGCCCTTACCTGCTGTAATCTGCAATTTGCGAAATGGCGAACAGGTTGTATCGGAATCGGGAGCGATGTCCTGGATGACGCCGAATATCAACATGGAAACGTCTTCGCGCGGGGGGATCGGAAAAGTCTTTTCACGCGCTTTTTCCGGAGAATCGCTGTTCCTGAACGTCTTTACGGCGCAGGGCGACGGCATGATCGCGTTCGCTTCGTCGATGCCCGGGATGATCGTTCCGTTTGAGGTTGCGCCGGGGCATGAGATTATCGTTCAGAAGTCGGGCTTTCTGGCGGCGACCGCGGGCGTCGAATTATCGATCGCGCTTCAGAAGAAGTTGGGTTCCGGTTTCTTCGGCGGCGAAGGCTTTATCATGCAGAAATTATCGGGTCAGGGAACGGCGTTCGTTGAAATCGACGGTCACTGTAAGGTTTACGACCTGAAGCCGGGCGAGACGCTCGTCGTTTCAACGGGCTTCGTCGCGGCGATGGACGCGACCTGTACGATGGACGTTAAGATGGTTTCCGGGCTGAAAAACATGTTCTTCGGCGGCGAAGGGATGTTCAATACGTACGTGACGGGCCCGGGACGGGTGTATATTCAGACGATGCCGATTATCGAGCTGGCGCGCCGTATCGGGACGTACGTCGTAAAGAGTTAA
- a CDS encoding branched-chain amino acid ABC transporter permease, translating to MTAAFKHAFPRTIPVFFGYLFLGISFGILLIGAGLDWYWAPIMCLTIFAGSVQFVAVGSLMTVFSPLTAVILTLAVSARQLFYGLSMLRRYADVGKIKPYLIFALTDETYSLLVAADIPENVDRGWFYFWVSALDQSYWVLGSTLGALFGAFLRFNSKGVEFAMTALFLYIFLTQWESQRDHAPHLIGIASALVCIWIFGPANFIIPAMILILAGLLAIRGRKADEGRAENAADADSGPGGAK from the coding sequence ATGACCGCCGCTTTTAAACATGCGTTTCCCCGGACGATCCCCGTTTTTTTCGGGTATCTCTTTCTTGGGATCAGCTTCGGTATCCTGCTGATCGGCGCGGGACTGGACTGGTACTGGGCGCCGATCATGTGCCTGACGATTTTCGCCGGATCCGTTCAATTCGTCGCCGTCGGATCGCTGATGACCGTATTCAGTCCGCTGACAGCCGTGATCCTGACGCTGGCTGTCAGCGCGCGCCAGCTTTTCTACGGCCTGTCGATGCTGCGGCGCTACGCGGACGTTGGGAAAATCAAGCCTTACCTGATTTTCGCGCTGACCGACGAAACGTATTCGCTTCTCGTCGCCGCCGACATTCCCGAAAACGTCGATCGCGGCTGGTTCTATTTCTGGGTTTCCGCGCTGGACCAATCGTACTGGGTCCTCGGGTCGACGCTCGGCGCGCTTTTCGGCGCGTTTCTCCGTTTCAACTCGAAGGGCGTCGAATTCGCGATGACCGCGCTCTTCCTTTATATCTTCCTGACGCAGTGGGAATCGCAGCGCGACCACGCGCCGCACCTGATCGGCATTGCTTCGGCGCTGGTCTGCATCTGGATTTTCGGGCCCGCGAACTTTATCATCCCCGCGATGATCCTGATCCTGGCCGGGCTGCTGGCGATCCGCGGGAGAAAAGCGGACGAAGGGCGCGCCGAAAACGCGGCGGATGCGGATTCCGGGCCCGGAGGCGCGAAATGA
- a CDS encoding tRNA lysidine(34) synthetase TilS, translating to MSPRDRALPTFAPSAGETLIGLDALRTRMGVVPPDRIVVGTSGGADSLTLLLTLRTLGFDVIAAHLDHQIRAESAADADFVHAFCSRQGIAFTLGAENVPVEARRTGRSIEDIGRRLRYRFLFDVAGRERAAAVAVGHHADDRAETVLAQLIRGSGLDGLCAMAEWSCPTEWSASIPLIRPLLTLRRAEIEAWLAARKISAVVDRTNSDLAYTRSRIRWELLPSLQASFNPNIVETLNRCASALGPDRDYLNQAAERAFARIVRFETANTVVLDREKFRAEMGAIQARLIRRMAKLLGGFEDGLTQPLILRAARFADIDEPPGGFRREDWTGGKTLFLRGNAFGIADASVPTGALPIWDWAAMAAADTAAVVVDGDYPVGNIRLRFEWREVENAAEIAALIEEMKRDPGTVYLDVGRIQGTLRVRPRTSRAERFVPFGMNGTEVLLEKFLLNRKVPAIFRDGYPLVSDDEGVLWVVGLRAAERASLAAGSRRILRIRRLRPDTGGSA from the coding sequence GTGAGTCCGCGGGATCGGGCTTTACCGACGTTCGCGCCGTCCGCCGGGGAAACGCTGATCGGGCTGGACGCGCTGAGAACACGGATGGGCGTCGTTCCGCCGGATCGGATCGTCGTTGGGACGAGCGGCGGCGCCGATAGCCTGACGCTGCTATTGACGCTGCGAACGTTGGGGTTCGACGTGATCGCCGCGCATCTGGATCATCAGATTCGCGCGGAATCGGCCGCGGACGCTGATTTCGTTCATGCGTTCTGCTCGCGGCAGGGAATTGCGTTTACGCTCGGGGCGGAAAACGTCCCAGTCGAGGCGCGGCGGACAGGCCGTTCGATCGAGGATATCGGGCGGCGGCTCCGCTACCGTTTTCTTTTCGACGTCGCCGGACGGGAGCGCGCGGCCGCGGTTGCCGTCGGCCATCATGCCGACGATCGGGCGGAAACCGTCCTGGCGCAGCTCATCCGCGGGTCCGGCCTGGACGGATTGTGCGCTATGGCGGAATGGAGCTGTCCGACGGAATGGTCTGCGTCGATCCCGCTGATCCGTCCGCTGTTGACGCTGCGCAGGGCGGAAATCGAAGCCTGGCTCGCGGCGCGGAAAATTTCCGCGGTCGTCGATCGGACCAATTCTGACCTTGCGTACACGCGCAGCCGTATCCGCTGGGAGCTCCTGCCGTCGCTCCAGGCTTCGTTTAATCCGAATATCGTCGAAACGCTGAATCGCTGTGCGTCGGCGCTGGGGCCGGATCGGGATTACCTGAATCAGGCCGCGGAGCGGGCGTTCGCGCGGATCGTCCGTTTTGAAACGGCGAATACTGTCGTTTTGGATCGGGAGAAGTTCCGGGCGGAGATGGGCGCGATTCAGGCGCGCCTGATCCGGCGGATGGCGAAGCTGTTGGGCGGGTTTGAGGACGGCCTGACGCAGCCGCTGATCCTTCGCGCGGCGCGGTTCGCGGATATCGACGAGCCTCCGGGCGGATTTCGCCGGGAAGACTGGACCGGGGGAAAGACGCTTTTCCTCCGTGGAAATGCGTTCGGAATCGCTGATGCCTCGGTTCCGACGGGCGCGCTGCCGATCTGGGACTGGGCGGCGATGGCAGCGGCAGATACGGCAGCGGTAGTGGTTGACGGGGACTATCCGGTCGGGAATATCCGGCTGCGCTTCGAATGGCGGGAAGTCGAGAATGCTGCGGAGATCGCGGCGCTGATTGAGGAAATGAAACGCGATCCGGGAACCGTCTATCTTGACGTCGGCCGGATCCAGGGGACGCTTCGCGTTCGTCCGCGGACGAGCCGGGCGGAGCGTTTCGTTCCGTTTGGGATGAACGGGACAGAGGTTCTTTTGGAAAAGTTCCTGCTGAACCGGAAGGTTCCGGCAATCTTTCGGGACGGCTATCCGCTTGTCAGCGACGACGAAGGGGTTCTCTGGGTCGTCGGGCTGCGCGCGGCGGAGCGGGCGTCGCTCGCAGCGGGTTCGCGCCGGATTCTTCGGATCCGACGGCTTCGTCCTGATACAGGTGGATCCGCATGA